The Acidobacteriota bacterium genome segment TTTCGACCTTGCGTTCAGCTTCGTCAAGCTTCTCCTGGCAGAAATTCTGCAGCTTCACTCCCTCCTCGTAAATTTCCAGGAGGGATGCCAGAGGCAGTTCGCCCCTCTCCAGAATCTTGACGATTTCCTCAAGCCGTTTCATGGCTGACTCAAAGTCTTTGTATTGGGTTTGGATCATGGCTCATCCTGGCCGGCTGTCTTGCCGAAGTCCCGGGAGGTCTCGATGCGCTCCGCCCGCGCCGCGATATTCCCTTTTGAAAGAGTAACGGAAAATGGATCTCCTGTTTGCAGCCGGGCCGCGTCTCTGAGAATGGTCCCGTCGGCGTCCCGGCAGATGGAATAACCCCGGTTCAGCACGGCTGACGGGCTCAGGCTGCGCAGTGTCCCCGCTTGCGCCGAGAGTCGAGCCTGAAGGGCTTGCAGGGTGAAGCGAACTTGGGTGGCGGCCCGCTCCGCCCACAGGTTCAGGGCTTTTCCTCTTTGGGTCACCAGGTGGCGCAGGTCGAAGCGTTCCAGGCGCTCGGCAGTCAGGCGCCAGACCTCCCGACGAGTTGTCAGGGTGTTCCGGGGCCACCCGCTGAGACGGAAGCCCATCTCGTCCAACCACTGTCGCTGCGAACGGATGCGGCCCTGCGCCGACTCGAAGGCACGATTTGCCGACAACTCAAGCACCCGGTTGCGTAATTGACTGAGCCGGAGCTGCAGGGTCCGTTGCAGCCGATCTCGAAAATGGCTTAGCCGGGTGGCCAGCTCTTCCCGTGTCGCAACAACCATCTCGGCTGCGCTGGTCGGAGTCGCGGCCCGAATGTCGGCGACGAAATCGGAAATCGTGAAATCGACCTGGTGACCCACCGCCGAGATTACGGGAACCCGGGAGAGGGAGATGGCTCTGGCAACCGCCTCCTGGTTGAAGGCCCACAGGTCTTCCATCGATCCGCCACCGCGGCCGACAATGATGAGATCTACGTCGGGAATGCCGTTAAGGGTGTGGATGCCGGAGGCAATTTCCTCCGCGGCTGCCTCGCCCTGGACCCTGGCTGGGAACAGCAGCGCGGGAATCGCTTGGCGACTGCGATTCAAGGTCCGCAGAATGTCGTGAATCGCCGCTCCGGTCGGTGAGGTCACGATCCCGACGGTTCGAGGGAGGGCCGGCAAGGACTTCTTGCGGGCTTCGTCAAACAGGCCCTCGGCCTCGAGCTTGGCTTTCAGCCGATCGAAGGCGATCTGCAGGGCGCCGATCCCTCTGGGTTCAATGGATTCGGCATAGAGGGAATATTCGCCGCGGAGTTCATAGACCCCCAGGCTTCCTCGGACCAGCACCTGGTCACCGTCTTCAAATGGTTGGCGAAGGTTCCGGGCCTTGCCGCGGAAGCAGACGCATTTCAACTGGGCTCGAGCGTCTTTCAGTGCGAAGTAGATATGCCCGGCGTTGGAGACGGTCCAGTTGGAGATCTCTCCCTCGACCAGCACACCCTGAAATTCTCCCTCCAGGAGCGATCTCACCTCGGCAGTGATTTCGGAGACCCCATGGATTCGCTCTGAGGAAAAGGAACGCATGCGTGTTGGGTCCGCCTTGGCAGCCGCGGAAACCGGGGGCTACCGCCGGAAGAAGAAAGACAGAACCAGGGTCAGGAGAATGCTGAGCACGATGGAGGTGGTCAACGGGAGATAGAGGGTAAAGGTGTCCCGCTTGAAGGTCAGGTCTCCGGGAAGCCGGCCCAACTTCAAGAACGACAAATGGCCGGCAAAATGCAGGAGCAGGCCTATCGCCAGAAAGACCAGTCCCAGGATAATCAAGACCCTGGCCATGTGACCCTTCCTATCCGACCCAAAGCTCGGGGGGCTCCGGCAAGTCGGGTCTCTACCCAGGCGGGTGGATCATTCGAGAGCGAAACGGCTTGAATTCCGGTAAGCCGCCGCCGGGCTCTCTTCACCTAGTCCAGCAACTCCGAATCGCTGAAGAAGTATTGGATCTCCCTCCGGGCATTCTCATCGCTGTCTGAACCGTGGACGACGTTCTTTTCGATGGAGGTGGCGTAGAGTTTACGCAGGGTTCCTTCTGCAGCCTGTCTGGGGTCGGTAGCTCCCATCAGCTCCCGCAGGCGAACCACCGCATCGGGGGATTCAAGGACCACCACCACCACGGCGCCCGAGCTCATGTAGCGAACCAGGTCCTGAAAGAAGCTTCGTTCGCGGTGCACCGCGTAGAATCCCGCGGCCTGCTGCGGACTCAAGTGCAGCATTTTGAGGGCCTTGAGCTCGAATTCCTTTTCCTCGAACCGTTTCAGAATATCCCCGACGTTGCCCTGGGCCACGCCGTCCGGTTTGATGATTGACAGGGTGCGTTGCAGACTCAAAGGAAAGCCTCCACATTTCTGAAACGGATCACCTGAGTGCCGCCCAACACGCTTATGTCGGCAGAATCCGGACTGTCGTTTCGCCGATGTCGGCAGGACTGCGGGCCACGTGGAGTCCGCACTCCTCCATCAGGCGGATCTTCTCCTCCGCCGTGCCCTGGCCTCCGCTGATGATGGCCCCCGCATGCCCCATGCGCCTTCCGGGAGGAGCTGTCTGACCCGCGATGAATCCCACAACCGGTTTGGAAAGACGGGATTGCACATAGCGTGCGGCGGCCTCCTCGGCCGTGCCTCCAATCTCCCCAATCAGCACGATTGCTTCCGTTGCCGGATCATCCTTGAAGAGGCGGAGGGCGTCCACGAAGGAGGTGCCGATGATCGGATCTCCCCCGATGCCGATGCAGGTCGATTGACCGATGCCCCGGGAACTCAACTGCTGCACGGCTTCGTAGGTCAAGGTCCCGCTTCGGGAGATTACGCCGACCGTGCCCTCTCGATGGATGGCTCCGGGCATGATTCCGACCTTGCATTTGCCCGGAGAAATGATCCCCGGGCAGTTGGGTCCGATCAGTCGGGATTTCTTTCCGGCCATGAACTGTCGAACCTGGATCATGTCGAGCGTGGGAATCCCTTCGGTGATACAGACCACCAGCTCGACCCCGGCATCTACCGCCTCCATGACGGCATCTGCAGCCACGGCGGGAGGGACGAAGATTACCGAGGCGTTGCCGCCGGTCTCCCGGCAGGCCTGTTCCATGCTGTTGAAAACGGGAATCCCTTCATGAACGGACCCGCCCTTGCCCGGGGTGACTCCGCCTACGACCCGGGTCCCGTACCGGACGCACTGGAGGGTATGGAAGGTTCCCTCGCGTCCGGTAATGCCCTGTACGATGAGCCGTGTGTCCTGGTCGACCAGAATGCTCACGTCGTTGACCTTGTCTGGAACATCCCTGATTCGCCTCTCATGAGACGCCCCGTCGTCCCGGACGGCAGCGCGGCTAGGTGAAAAGTGACTAGTGATCAGTGGTTAGTGGCTAGTAATTTGATCGATTGGTTGAGCTTATTGCTCGGACCTCCCCTGTTTCACCCTGCATGATCCGCACCGAAGGGCGGGGGCTCGGCTATACACTGACCACTAACCACTAACCACTAACCACTAACCACTGACCACTGGCCGGGTTCACCGGCCCGATGCCAACCGAACCACCTTCTCGGCTGCATCCCGCATACCCGAGGCCACTGTCAGCCTGAGTCCGGATGCCTTGAGGATTTCCTGGCCCTGTTCCAGGTTGGTGCCTTCCAACCGGACCACTATGGGAACTTCCAGTTCCATGGACTTGGCGGCTTCCACCACGCCCCGGGCCACGATGTCGCACCGCATGATGCCGCCGAAGATATTGATCAGAACCGCCTTGACGTTGGAATCGGTGAGAATGATGCCAAAGGCGTTCCGGACCTGTTCGGCAGTAGCTCCGCCGCCGACATCCAGGAAGTTGGCTGGAGATCCCCCGGACAATTTGATGATGTCCATGGTGGCCATGGCCAGCCCGGCCCCGTTGACCATGCAACCCACGTTGCCGTCCAACTTGATGTAATTCAGTCCGTGCTTGCCGGCTTCAACTTCCAGGGGGTCTTCTTCGTCGGTATCCCGGAGCTCTCGGATGCCGGGGTGCCGGTAAAGCGCATTGTCGTCGAAGTTGATCTTGGCATCCAGGGCATAGAGACGCCCGTCTTCGGTCAGGAGCAAGGGGTTGATCTCGGCCAGGGAGGCGTCGGTGGCTTCGAATGCCCGGTAAAGAGAAAGCATGAACCGAACCGCGGCAGGAGCCAGCTTCGCAGGCAGGTCCAGGCCAAAAGCCAGCTTTCGGGCTTGGAAGGGGGTCAGCCCCAGCCCCGGCTCCAACGCTTCCTTGAGGATCAACTCCGGGTTTTCCGCCGCAACCCTTTCAATTTCGACTCCACCTTCCCGGCTAGCCATGAAGATCACTTTGCCGGCATCCCGGTCGATGGCGATCCCGAGGTAATACTCCCGCTGGATCTTGAGGCCCTCCTCGACCAGAACCCGCTTTACGGTTTGTCCCTCGGGCCCGGTCTGATGGGTGACCAGCTGCATTCCCAGTATCGAATCGGCGACCTCCTGGGCCTCTTCCGGAGAACGAGCCAGCCGGACCCCTCCTCCCTTCCCGCGTCCACCGGCGTGAATTTGGGCCTTGACCACCACCAGTCCGCCCAGCTCGCCGGCGATTTCCCGAGCTTTCTCCTTGGTGTCGGCCACCCTGCCCCTGGGCACGGGAACTTCGTGGTCGCTAAGGATTGCCTTGGCCTGGAATTCGTGAATCTTCATGGTGGAATGTCCCGGGGCCGGGGTCAAACGGGATTGCCGAGCCGCCCTCGGAAGCGCCCAAGTATATCGGAAGCGGCCGCCATTTCAAACATGGGTGGTGCCCAACCCTGACGGGTGAATCATTCAAAGGAAAAACAACCGATCATTAGTAAAGACGAACCACGAATGAACACGAATAGGCACGAATTCAGATGGACCCTTCTCAGCGACAAGCGTCGCCCAAGCACTTCTGCAATTTTGTCCCCTTGGATCTGCTTCCCGGCCAGCGCAGATTACCTCCTCGAACTCGGTTGCTACACCCCGCATTTAACAACTCGGGCCTTTCGCAAAATTCGGCAGCGGGACGTTTGCCGGGAATGGCCACAAAAGGCACAAAAACACAATTTGTGCCTTTTGTGCTTTTTGTGGTTAGAAAGCCTTTTTCACCAGGACGCACCCGATATTGACAAACGCAGAACCTCAGGATTGCCGGCAAGACGTCCTGCCCCCCTGCCATTTTTCAAAAAGCTCAACTCACCAATCTGCTTATTGGTGTTCATTTGTGTCCATTCGTGGTTCGCCGTTCGCCTTGGTGGAGTTCTTGTGCCTTGGCTGACGAGCCCCTCGTTTGGTTTCCGGCAAGGCAGGTCCGGTACCAACGGGATTCGGGGCTAATTGACCCTCTCACTGGAAGCCGGGGGGTTCTGGCTGGTGGTCGGGGGCTTCAGAACGTTCAACGGCAGTTCCTTTACCGTGAAGCCGTCGAGGTAGACCTGCAGAATATGGGTTCCATATTCGGAGAAGCCCAGGTTGTTGAAGAGGGTTACGTTGTCGGCGAAGCTGCGCGCATCCAGGGAGAACGTGGAGGGGCTGGTCTTCATGAGTGTCTTGCCGCGGCCGGGTGAGAGCAGTTGAATCTGGGTTTCGTGCCGGCCTTGGCCCACCCAATGATTCAACAGGGCGAACCGGAGCACCGTGGAGGGGAGGGAAGGCAGGTAAATGTCCTGAAAGATGCCCATGATGCTGAGCTTGTTCCCGGCTTCCAGGCGGACGTCGTCGCAGAGGAGCGAATAGGACAGGTGGACGTGTCCGGTGGACGGTGCCGGATTCATAGTGGGAGGGTTGCTTTAAGTGGACATGCCGGGGTCATGGTCAGCGGATGAGGCGCGTGAATGAGGCCACGGCCGCCTGTTTCCGGTTGCTGGCACTTCAATTCCGGTCGAGTTCGGCCAGGAGCCTGGCGTGAATACCGTCGAAGCCGCCGTTGGACATGATCACCACCTTATCGCCTTTTTGAAGCTGGGGGGCGATCTGTTGGACGATCTCGCCGGCCGTGGGAAAGCAGTGTGCGTCCTGGCCCTGCTTTCTCAGGTCTCGCACCAACCGATCCAGGTCGAGGCGCAGGTCGGGGTCCAGCTTCTCGGGAGCGAAGATCGAGCACAATATTACGTGGTCGGCATCGGCGAAACAACGGGAAAATTGTCTCTGAAATACCCGTCTGCGGGCAGTTGCGGACCGGGGTTCGAAAATCGCCCACACACGGTTTCGGGGAAACTGCTTCCTGACGGCGGCCAAGGTGGCGGTTATGGCCGTGGGATGGTGAGCGAAATCGTCGAAGACGGTGATTCCGGCTGCTTCACCGCGGATCTCGAGCCGTCGCTTCACGCTCTTGAAGGAGCCCAATCCCCGGGAAAGGGTGTCCCGGGACAGGCCGAGTCGATGAGCGCAGGCCAGGGCAGCCAGCGCATTCCGGACATTGAAGCTACCGGCGAGTGGCATCTCGAACCAGCCCCAATCCTTGCCATCCTGAAACGCCTGGAAGCAGGTGGACTGTTCCAGGAATCGTATTGAGGAGGCGGTCCATTGGGCTGCCGGGTTCATTCCGAAGGAAATGACGTTGGTGGGCGAATCGGCGCTCAGCGTTCGAACCACCTCGTCGTCCCAGCCGGCAATCAATGCCCCCTTGGAAGGGATAATGTTCAATAGTCGCCGGAAACTCTGTTTGACCGCGGAAAAATCGGGATAGATGTCGGCGTGGTCGTACTCGCAGTTGTTGAAGATGACCAGGTCGGGCAAGTAGTGCAGGAACTTGGGCCCCTTATCGAAGAAGGCGGTGTCGTATTCGTCTCCTTCGATCACGAAATGCTCTCCGTCGGTTACGCG includes the following:
- the xseB gene encoding exodeoxyribonuclease VII small subunit; translation: MIQTQYKDFESAMKRLEEIVKILERGELPLASLLEIYEEGVKLQNFCQEKLDEAERKVEILVRKSEGDLERKPFSGDKQD
- the ndk gene encoding nucleoside-diphosphate kinase — encoded protein: MSLQRTLSIIKPDGVAQGNVGDILKRFEEKEFELKALKMLHLSPQQAAGFYAVHRERSFFQDLVRYMSSGAVVVVVLESPDAVVRLRELMGATDPRQAAEGTLRKLYATSIEKNVVHGSDSDENARREIQYFFSDSELLD
- the xseA gene encoding exodeoxyribonuclease VII large subunit, whose amino-acid sequence is MRSFSSERIHGVSEITAEVRSLLEGEFQGVLVEGEISNWTVSNAGHIYFALKDARAQLKCVCFRGKARNLRQPFEDGDQVLVRGSLGVYELRGEYSLYAESIEPRGIGALQIAFDRLKAKLEAEGLFDEARKKSLPALPRTVGIVTSPTGAAIHDILRTLNRSRQAIPALLFPARVQGEAAAEEIASGIHTLNGIPDVDLIIVGRGGGSMEDLWAFNQEAVARAISLSRVPVISAVGHQVDFTISDFVADIRAATPTSAAEMVVATREELATRLSHFRDRLQRTLQLRLSQLRNRVLELSANRAFESAQGRIRSQRQWLDEMGFRLSGWPRNTLTTRREVWRLTAERLERFDLRHLVTQRGKALNLWAERAATQVRFTLQALQARLSAQAGTLRSLSPSAVLNRGYSICRDADGTILRDAARLQTGDPFSVTLSKGNIAARAERIETSRDFGKTAGQDEP
- the mpl gene encoding UDP-N-acetylmuramate:L-alanyl-gamma-D-glutamyl-meso-diaminopimelate ligase; translation: MVDSLRGVRHIHLVGICGTAMASLAGMLQQKGFRVTGSDRNVYPPMSTFLQDRGIPILEGFSESHLSPQPDLVVIGNAVSRGNPEVEATLDEKIPYRSLPEILKEVFIRGKTSVVVAGTHGKTTTAALLTWLLESAGLRPSFLIGGIARNFNTSFRVTDGEHFVIEGDEYDTAFFDKGPKFLHYLPDLVIFNNCEYDHADIYPDFSAVKQSFRRLLNIIPSKGALIAGWDDEVVRTLSADSPTNVISFGMNPAAQWTASSIRFLEQSTCFQAFQDGKDWGWFEMPLAGSFNVRNALAALACAHRLGLSRDTLSRGLGSFKSVKRRLEIRGEAAGITVFDDFAHHPTAITATLAAVRKQFPRNRVWAIFEPRSATARRRVFQRQFSRCFADADHVILCSIFAPEKLDPDLRLDLDRLVRDLRKQGQDAHCFPTAGEIVQQIAPQLQKGDKVVIMSNGGFDGIHARLLAELDRN
- a CDS encoding DUF2905 domain-containing protein, whose product is MARVLIILGLVFLAIGLLLHFAGHLSFLKLGRLPGDLTFKRDTFTLYLPLTTSIVLSILLTLVLSFFFRR
- the sucD gene encoding succinate--CoA ligase subunit alpha — protein: MSILVDQDTRLIVQGITGREGTFHTLQCVRYGTRVVGGVTPGKGGSVHEGIPVFNSMEQACRETGGNASVIFVPPAVAADAVMEAVDAGVELVVCITEGIPTLDMIQVRQFMAGKKSRLIGPNCPGIISPGKCKVGIMPGAIHREGTVGVISRSGTLTYEAVQQLSSRGIGQSTCIGIGGDPIIGTSFVDALRLFKDDPATEAIVLIGEIGGTAEEAAARYVQSRLSKPVVGFIAGQTAPPGRRMGHAGAIISGGQGTAEEKIRLMEECGLHVARSPADIGETTVRILPT
- the sucC gene encoding ADP-forming succinate--CoA ligase subunit beta; the encoded protein is MKIHEFQAKAILSDHEVPVPRGRVADTKEKAREIAGELGGLVVVKAQIHAGGRGKGGGVRLARSPEEAQEVADSILGMQLVTHQTGPEGQTVKRVLVEEGLKIQREYYLGIAIDRDAGKVIFMASREGGVEIERVAAENPELILKEALEPGLGLTPFQARKLAFGLDLPAKLAPAAVRFMLSLYRAFEATDASLAEINPLLLTEDGRLYALDAKINFDDNALYRHPGIRELRDTDEEDPLEVEAGKHGLNYIKLDGNVGCMVNGAGLAMATMDIIKLSGGSPANFLDVGGGATAEQVRNAFGIILTDSNVKAVLINIFGGIMRCDIVARGVVEAAKSMELEVPIVVRLEGTNLEQGQEILKASGLRLTVASGMRDAAEKVVRLASGR